tattatcattatcatcatcattaaggAAATAAAAAAGGTAAAGTGCGTTATGATATCAGCATGGACACATGGGAGTTGCAAAGTGACCCCACATCACTGCATCTACAGCCAATTTTTTGAATCAAGGTTGATGGATTCTACTATACAGCTTTCATGGATCCCACCACCAATACCCCCAAGTGCCCAGCCTATAACATTATAGTAGTACTAAGCATAAACAAAAGTTTGTGTTCAcactccaaaaaaaaaagcatgtgAGATTcataaagtaaaagaagaatTAAATAGACAAAATTAAAGGCTAAGAAAGctaaacaatgaaaaaaaaagaaagaaagaaagcaaatgCACTTGCCACAGTAGTCATGATCTGAGTAGACACGCAAATACTGATGTTTAATCTAACACAAATGACATTGAAGGAGACAACCTTAAGTTCCACAACCAAATTCATATACTGTATAAACTCTGCCATTCTAATTACTATTGAGTAGATGGTACAATTTTTTTTGGTCCCTGGAGATGATAAATCTATCTAGCAATGATGTGTTGAATGTTGGATTGTTGACTTTTACACTATGAAATGAAAATAACCAGAACAAGAAGAATATATCAACATTCAATAGAGTTAGAGGATCTGTTTGATGAAGAAAGAGATGGATTCATCTTCTTGACCTTCTTAACACTGAATCATAATAGTCGTACATCAATATTATAGCACAATCAGTAATCACAGTTTCAAAATTAGCACACCCAAAATTTTTCGTGTAATTCTAAGAAAATTGGATACCTTTCATGCTGCTTCGGCTTCCCTCATCCTAGGCATGTCTGAATTAAGATAAGAAGGCATGCCAATATGAGCCTCGGAAGAACTTGAAAACTTTCCCTTCTTTGGCCACAACCAGATTTTGGACACTGAAAAGCTCTCACCTTTACTCACACTCCTAATATTCTTTGCATCCATATCCCCTTCCAAAGCAGCCTTCTCAGAATGTTGTTTTCCTTCAGCAGCAAGCCTCAATTTGTGATCACTCCGGTCATGATTCAAGGCTATCCTGAGTTCTGAATTGGCCACAACATACTGATAAGATCCCATTGAAAAACACCTTCTTGCATCCAAATTACTGCTACTTGTCTCTCCTACTACTACACCCTCCTCACCAGTCTCCACATCCATCTTCCGGAATTTACCGAGCCTTACGGGGAAAATTCCCCTTTTCTCATCATTGATTTCTTCAACCACAGCTTTCTTCTGCCTATTTGTAAATCCATTTTCACCATCACAAGGCCACCCTTCATCTTCCCTCATATCATCAAAATCAAACATTGGATTCTCCATCGAAAACCCCGGAGTAAGGAGTGTCCCTCTACAAAGAGGGCAAGTGGAATTCGAAAGAAGCCATGTGTCTATACAACTTATGTGAAAGGCGTGGCTGCACATAGGCAACAACCTGAGGTTATCCTTCTCAGAAAACTCACACAGACAAACAGCACAATCAAATGGCTCCTTCAGCCCCACAATCTCCTTATACTGAAAAACCGGGTGCTTCATGAGAAATCTAACAAGCAGATGGAGGACACCagagatgaagaataaaactgCAAGAATTACTATTATGAAAAGAACAGCAGGACTAATCCTAGTACCAGAAGATggtgatgaagatgaagatgaagatgaagctGAAGAAGATGTTGAAGGTGTGGACAAATATGGTGGCGGTAATAgtggtggtagtggtggtggtggagggtaGTAGTAGCTCAAGTAACCATCTTTTTGTTGAATATGGTGGTGAATCCATGCCATCTTCAAATGGGTGTGCTCAAAAATCCAATTTTGGTGCATGCTTTGATCTGACACACCCCCCAATTCCCACACAGATCACAAAGCCCCAcccataaataaatatatgcaATTTCAAGTCTCAAATTCAACCCAACATAAATCGTAGTCACATTTTGacactataataataataataggacAACAAAAGTTCCCCTAACGAGCTTGCAGCTTTAGGCACTCAGATTCCAAATAGGCAATAATACAAACATGTATCGTACAGGATTTACAaatctttattatatatatctgGTGAACGAATCATTTCAGACTGAAGTAACATACAAAAAGTATATATTGATAGACTAATCATAAGACATAAAATTGTatatatagaatttttttaactgAAACTCACCCAACAACTGGTGTGTTATAGTTTCAGTTAAAGATGTTGAAGACTTGAAGTTCTAAAAGCGAACTAAGCTATAATGAACTCCATTGGTTCCTTTCCATGCTTTCAAGGTAGCTGAGGAAAAAAACCTATGAGAAGGaaggaattaaaaaaaaaaaagtggaatTTGAGACTCTTTCTCTTGGCTATTATGTGTTTGTCTGTGTGTGATCTAGAAACAATAGAAGGAAAGTGGGGTTTGTGGGAAGAAGGGAAAGAATCCCAAGAGTGAAAGGGTAACACGGGAAACAGTTCCCAAAGTGCAAGGAGGGTAAAGAAAAGTAATTCTATTAAACGCACTCATATTTTCCCGCACTTGCCATGGCAGCGCGTGGACCTCATTTTGGAGTTTTTCACCAACAGGATAAGTGTGTTAGGCTCATTTTTTTCAGATACAAAAGGTTTCATGTATGTTGTGTTTTGTTATGGAGTTTGGGTGTGTTAGATATTATGTGGTGGCtgcaatttaaaatttacaaaGTTGGTATATAAATCGGATCGTCTAAATTGTGTGAGGCTggaattttgaatttgtatgGTGCTATTGGACCGGTCGATTAccgtaattgttaatttttttattttgtgatagAACAAATTGAACCGTCGAATTtgtcttaaaaaatattttaaattactaAACGGAAATTAAACCAACCGATTGTTTGGATATATATAAAACAACCCATTTCTCGTTATcaaatctctctttttcttccttcagttccttcaaaaattctttctttttctggttgtatttttctgtttcaaaaaattacaatgaaattcattttgaggcaaaaaaaaatgaatgatagAATTGTGTTAAAGTATATTAGAGTAAAGTGATAATTAAATTCTCAAAGATTTTGATTTATGACTAATTAGttcttgaagaaaaaaaatatcaattaagtCTTTCATGATAGTAAACGGTTGACATGTATGTCCTTCTGTCAATGGATAGTGTGAAATAAAATAGAGTTGTCCATATATTTCATTATCTATAATAGTGAGTGTCCTGTTGCTGTCACATGAGCATAGAAGCAATGTAGTTTTGGACAGTGAAATATTCATTATCTTGAATTTTCATATAACATTCATCAACTATTCTCTATTTATAATGAATCTAATTAAAACAGGTGAAATTTCGCTCTAAAAGTTGTTATCTACATAACAATCTTTCATAAAAAGACACGTCATAGTAGTTAATAGTGTATATAAGTACTATAGTTAAATTTTACGTGATAAATTGATAGAAGGACATAACGTGTCCACTATATTGCTATCGTGGAGGACTAAATTGgtactttatttttcttcaagGGCTAATTAGTTTGAAATCAAAATcttcagaaatataattttcactttactctttttattatggttaaattttgttacaaacatCTGAAGGAGTGAAATTTGTATGTGAGAGTCTGTTAGATATTGTTATTCCATTCACAATCTCATTTGAAGAACTAAAAGATGTGATTTGTAAAAAGATAGATTCTCAAATGTCAAGGAGAGTATAATGTATTTTATATAGgtattttatattgatatttGGTGGATTCGTCcaatttcaaaccaaatatgTAACTGATGAAGCGAGCATACAAgagatgttttcaatgtatattgaaaGTCGCTCCCAGTTGTTGTTCATTGAATTGTATATTGAGTTCAAACAATCTGAAACCGACCGAAATATTGAACGGAAAGATTACAATAGCGACTGTGAGGAAGAGTTTGAAAGTAATTACGAGTTCGTTGGTCCAGATGGAGACGAAGATCAAGCTGACGGTACTATGGAGGCAGATGTGACAGAAGTGGCAAATGCACTAGCAAACCAACATCCGTTTGAGAAGCCATCTTTCATGCACACGTTGAATTTGGAGGCCATACATGCACCAGAGTTTCTTGAATATATGAATGCAGGTACGTAATTTGGATATTTATACGATAGATTAGAATTTTGTTATTTGTTATATTATTGATCGATTAATTAGCTACGTGACatgtgaaaataaattaattatcattttttatgtctttatttggttaaatttaagataaggttgtattttattatttatttggtttaatttagttagcatttatttatgtatttatgtatttatttggttaaaattgagataattacttgattataaataaatatatgtatatatttatattaatttagtgaatatttattttttatgtgaataaatttaatataagttcataatgatttatttatgatttataatttattgatagattttacttttgatttcacttatttaatatttatttattaaatatttatcacATGGTGTCGTTGTAGTAGAACTTTCTGTTGTGGCAAATGGTGAATTTGCCGTGGAAATGGAATTCAGTTCCAGGGAAGCTATCATTATGGTGGTGAAAGATTATACCATCTGCAGAGATGTAGATTGCCGGGTGTATAGTCAGAACCGTTGATATTTTATGCCAAGTGTACACAGTATGGGTCAGGTTGTGATTGACTTATCAGGGTTAGCATGCTCCGCAGAAAGTACTATTAGGTTATATGGAGGTATAATGGTAGTCACACTTGTACTAGAGCCACCATTTCTCAGGACCATTCGAAGCTGAATTCCAACACAGTTACAGAAGCAATAAAGTCGTTGGTAGAGGCTGACACCTCTATAAAGGTGAAATCAGTTATTGCGGAAGTACAGTCGAAGTTCAATTTCACTATCAGTTATCGCAAAGCATGATTGGCAAAGCAAAAGGCGGTGGAAAAAATATTCGGAGGTTGGAAAGTATTGTACGAAGTTTAGCCCATATGGTTTAAAGCCATGTGTCATAAAGAGCCATCAGCTGCCATCCGTTTTCAAACTATGCCTGCATATCAAGGCGATGACTTGGTTACTGATATTCAGGTATTACATCGAGCCTTCTGGAGTTATTACCCTTGTATTAGAGCATTCAAAAATTGCAAACCAGTTGTCCAGTAGATGTGGCTCATTTATGTGGAAAACATAAGGGTTGTTTGTTAGTTGCAGTTTTACAGGATGGTAACAACAACATTGTTGTGCCTATTGCATTTGCGATTGTGGAGGGAGAGACTTCTGATGCGTGGCACTTTTTCTTTAGTAACTTGCGACAACATGTTGTGACTCAAGATGGTGTGGGATTTATCTCTGACCGACAATACTCTATCAGTTTAGCTATTGCCTATAGTAACGGAACTTGGTCGCCTCTTAGAGCTTTTCACATGTTTTGCTATTGTTGTGGTtctagtggtggtggtggtggtggcagtGACTGTGGTCGTAGCTCTTGATTCTCATTATCATCTACCGGATTGCCATCTTGGTTATCTTGTTCCACAAGATTCGACAAGTTCAAGTGGTCATCGTATTTTTCACGGTATCAGTACATGTAAAGCTCTAGGGGATGCTGTGCTTGCATGGGAAGATCAGCAAGAATGTGACTATAACTGTTCGTCCATTGCAATACCCAAAATAAATGTTCGGAGGACCAGTCAAGATTCTTAGGTATAGTCAGGATTTCTCCGTGAGCTCGGTCTAGACTCCGTTCCTGATGAGGAACGCCTTATATTAAACCAAGCTATCTCTTATACCTATCAGTTGCATGCCACTCAATGTATTCAAATGATATTAACGGTACTAaacaaggttgcgagaaccgaaCTGGTCAATGAAGCAGTAAGGtgactggttcactggttcaaTAGTTCGACCGGAATTcaactagtttaattatatattaaataaaattattaaaaattcaatatataatttcaaatatttaaattcaataatttttaacctaataaaattcaaaatttcacaattttacataataaattatacataattgatcaaaatttataactaaaatagATCAAAACACACCTAAATGACAAACACATAATGTTCTACCACAAAACATCAATAATCAAGTTTTTAACTTAACAAAAGTACtagtcataaaaaataaaaaaatcaagaacaaTTCCCATAATTAGCAACAACATCATCTTAAAAAAAATGCTAGTAACTAATCCATGAGAGCAcctcctttctctttctctgtTCCTGTTCTTGTTCCTATTCCCCTGCACACACACATCAAAATCACTATTCCTTATTTGTTTGCAAACTCCAAAACTATGGTAAATTAAAAGGGTTTTAATGTGGTTAGTGAGACAGAAATAAATGGCTCAAAAACAGAACCAGTGTGCTGTATCAACTACCAGATCCTCCCTTATGAGGCATGGGTCACCACAACACATATTTATGTACCACCTACTGCTCAAAATCTTGAGAGTTCGTACTTAAAAATCACCCCTCATATTTCATGTGCAAGGAGTAAAGACTAGGAATGACAGCAAGGctgttttaattcaatttaatttaatttccataGCCAATttgaagagaaataaaatagaacatagtataatatagaaaaaacaaaaatttaaagcaACAAAAATGTGAATGAATTAAGATAATACTGGAAAAGAGAAAGACCTTTTTTAGAGTAGAAAGAGGTTTGTGAAAATCAAGAGAGTAAAGGTCACGAACGCAGGGACCACTCTCTCTGAAAGAGGAACTATACCGAACCAAGCCAGTTTGTCTTGCACACTCGAAGTACTGAGTTATTGGCAACTCATTCGTGAATTCCCAGTTCCCAAATGCTGGTATCTGCCCACTTCTCTTCCATTCCTACATACCACGCAACAACACATCAATCATTCACAGCATACATAGCTATAGAACATCAACAACTACGGACATGACTCAAAGCAGAGAAGTAATAACAAGACTGGCGAGAAGGCAGATAAGCAGAAATGACACACGGTGAGGACCTGAAAATCAGCGATGATCCTCGGCGAAGAGTGGGGCAGTGATGACGAGGAGCTGAGCAACAATGACCCACGGCAAGGGGCGAAGAAGCAGCAATTGCGCAGGCAAtgaagagagagtgagttgagatACGCAGTGAATGGAGTGGGTGTTGTCGCCTTCGGCAATGGTGGAGGCTGGGAAGAAGGAAAATGATggcgaggagagagagagagagagagagagagagagagagagagagagagagagagcactGAAATTTGAAGTGGCTGCAACTGAGCCTCTAAACTCTAATAGGGTTTGGCTAAGGTAGGGTTTCatgtgtgagagagagaaaaggggggtttctattttttataaattgaaaaatcTGAAATCTTAAAAAGAACTGTTCGGTTCAAGTGGTTCACCGATTAACTGTCAGTTCAACCGATTTTTTTACCTATTTTTTGTCAAACGGATTTTTGCTTCAACCAAACCAACTAAGAGATTGGTTTTCAATTAACCCAATTGAACTAACCGGTCCGAttcgattttcagaaccatggTACTGAAACACTCCACACAATTGAATGCTGACGAATATTTGCCAGAATCAC
The Arachis duranensis cultivar V14167 chromosome 5, aradu.V14167.gnm2.J7QH, whole genome shotgun sequence genome window above contains:
- the LOC107490806 gene encoding RING-H2 finger protein ATL46, which produces MHQNWIFEHTHLKMAWIHHHIQQKDGYLSYYYPPPPPLPPLLPPPYLSTPSTSSSASSSSSSSSPSSGTRISPAVLFIIVILAVLFFISGVLHLLVRFLMKHPVFQYKEIVGLKEPFDCAVCLCEFSEKDNLRLLPMCSHAFHISCIDTWLLSNSTCPLCRGTLLTPGFSMENPMFDFDDMREDEGWPCDGENGFTNRQKKAVVEEINDEKRGIFPVRLGKFRKMDVETGEEGVVVGETSSSNLDARRCFSMGSYQYVVANSELRIALNHDRSDHKLRLAAEGKQHSEKAALEGDMDAKNIRSVSKGESFSVSKIWLWPKKGKFSSSSEAHIGMPSYLNSDMPRMREAEAA
- the LOC127747691 gene encoding uncharacterized protein LOC127747691, whose amino-acid sequence is MAFVRAIFLASIHSSLAILVGEFSPFSCVLAVLCIEKLFLLCYGMEWYAVAILFAVFLAVFLLCIQLCGVFQYHGSENRIGPSLEAQLQPLQISVLSLSLSLSLSLSLSLSPRHHFPSSQPPPLPKATTPTPFTAYLNSLSLHCLRNCCFFAPCRGSLLLSSSSSLPHSSPRIIADFQEWKRSGQIPAFGNWEFTNELPITQYFECARQTGLVRYSSSFRESGPCVRDLYSLDFHKPLSTLKKGNRNKNRNRERERRCSHGLVTSIFFKMMLLLIMGIVLDFFIFYD